A genomic region of Triticum dicoccoides isolate Atlit2015 ecotype Zavitan unplaced genomic scaffold, WEW_v2.0 scaffold37068, whole genome shotgun sequence contains the following coding sequences:
- the LOC119346028 gene encoding cell division control protein 48 homolog C-like: MTIPGLRDCGKTTLAHAIANETGVPFYKISAPEVVSGVSGASEENIRVLFKKAYRTAPSIVFIDEIDAIASKRENLQREMERRIVTQLMTCMDEFHQNVGSDGGDLDSQSSEKKPGYVIVIGATNRPDAVDQALRRPGRFDREISLGVPDEIGRKQILKMLTQNLTLEKDQFDLFKIARATPGFVGADLKALVDKAGNLAMKRIIVERKKQSGGGDLNNKQDWWRHPWSEGEMDSLCITMDDFEEAATMVQPSLRREGFSSVPDVTWEDVGGLDSLKKEFDRCIVRCIKHPEVYKDFGVNMQAGFLLFGPPGCGKTLIAKAVAHDAGANFIHIKGPELLNKYVGESESEVRKIFTRARINSPCILFFDEIDALTTKRGKEGGWVVERLLNQLLVELDGADQRHGVYVIGATNRIDVIDEAVLRPGRFGKKHFVPLPGADERVAILKAHTEKKTLSEDVDLNAIARREECNNLTGADLASLVNEAAMAALEERCEFLAKGDSSMSTDLTNKIKLRHFEHALSKVKPSVSEQQRKHFDALSKKYSAN, translated from the exons atgacgatccccggactccgagacTGTGGGAAAACCACGCTCGCCCATGCAATCGCCAATGAGACTGGCGTGCCATTCTACAAGATATCCGCGCCGGAAGTCGTATCTGGGGTCTCTG GAGCTTCTGAGGAAAATATTAGAGTCTTGTTTAAGAAGGCGTACAGAACTGCTCCCTCAATTGTATTTATAGATGAGATAGACGCAATTGCATCCAAGAGGGAGAATTTGCAACGTGAAATGGAGCGGCGGATAGTTACACAGTTAATGACATGCATGGATGAATTCCACCAGAATGTTGGATCAGATGGTGGTGACTTGGACTCGCAATCATCTGAAAAGAAGCCTGGCTATGTCATTGTCATTGGAGCTACCAATAGGCCTGATGCTGTTGACCAAGCGCTTCGGAGACCAGGGAGGTTTGATCGAGAAATATCTCTTGGTGTTCCAGATGAGATTGGACGGAAACAGATTTTGAAGATGCTTACTCAGAACCTAACACTTGAGAAAGACCAATTTGACCTGTTCAAGATAGCAAGGGCTACCCCAGGATTTGTTGGTGCAGACTTGAAGGCATTGGTAGATAAAGCAGGGAATCTGGCAATGAAGAGAATAATTGTTGAAAGAAAAAAGCAGAGTGGTGGGGGTGATCTAAACAACAAGCAGGACTGGTGGAGACATCCTTGGAGTGAAGGTGAAATGGACAGCCTATGTATCACTATGGATGACTTTGAG GAAGCAGCCACAATGGTTCAACCATCATTGAGAAGGGAAGGATTTTCTTCTGTGCCTGACGTCACATGGGAGGATGTTGGAGGTCTTGATTCGTTAAAGAAAGAATTTGACCGGTGCATTGTTCGTTGTATCAAGCACCCTGAAGTTTATAAG GATTTCGGAGTGAACATGCAAGCTGGGTTTTTGCTGTTTGGACCTCCAGGCTGTGGGAAAACACTAATAGCAAAAGCAGTTGCACATGATGCAGGGGCAAATTTTATTCACATTAAG GGGCCTGAGCTACTGAACAAGTATGTTGGGGAGAGTGAATCAGAAGTAAGGAAGATATTCACCCGTGCAAGGATTAACTCCCCATGCATCCTATTTTTTGACGAG ATAGATGCTCTGACAACAAAGAGAGGGAAAGAGGGAGGATGGGTTGTTGAACGTCTCCTAAACCAG TTACTTGTTGAACTCGATGGTGCTGATCAGCGTCATGGTGTTTATGTTATTGGAGCTACGAACAG AATTGATGTTATAGATGAGGCTGTCCTACGGCCTGGCAGATTTGGGAAGAAACACTTTGTACCTTTACCTGGTGCCGATGAGCGGGTTGCGATATTGAAAGCACATACTGAAAAGAAAACTCTTTCTGAAGATGTTGATTTGAACGCAATTGCACGTCGAGAGGAGTGCAATAATCTCACTGGTGCCGACCTGGCATCACTG GTGAATGAAGCAGCGATGGCAGCATTGGAAGAGCGGTGCGAATTCCTGGCGAAAGGGGACTCGTCAATGAGTACTGACTTGACTAATAAGATTAAACTGCGGCACTTTGAGCATGCTCTCTCTAAAGTAAAGCCCTCGGTATCTGAACAG CAAAGGAAACACTTCGACGCGCTGTCAAAGAAATATTCGGCCAACTGA